Part of the Melitaea cinxia chromosome 14, ilMelCinx1.1, whole genome shotgun sequence genome is shown below.
GATGAACTCGTACACACGCTTGCACATATATTGTTGTGTTATTAAATCTATGAATAGCATcgcttttaattatataaatttgttattgtttgtcTTAAACATCGCTTTCAAAGAAATTTCAAAGAAAATATCCAAAAGGAGGCGTCATGATATGGCGACACGAGACCGTGATAATTGAGCTGTCTTTCCTTTTGCAATAGAAATTTCCttataatttaacatatatacatttgaaataaaaagtgtatagttctaaacattgaaaaaacaaataatgaaataaaatagaaaataaaaaattaagacgTTTTTTGACGGAAcaagattaaatatatatatatatatatatatatatatatatatatatatatatattacatatattttttaccaaCCATGCTCATACGAAATCATTCTTGACTTCTTGtcttaattataatttcgtTTTCTTTTAGTAGTGTAAACTTGAGTGTCGTATTCATGAAATCATTCATACTTATAGAGCTTCacttttatcatttataaaataataaagacgaACACGACCAACCAACTAAATAAAATGACCACGACcagtatacattatatattatattaccatACATTTATACTAAACATATTTATAGGGTTAGTATAAATGTATGCcgtgtgtggggatcgaacccgcaacgcaACAACCATAGGACAGTTCTGTGCTCGATGCGCTACCGCTtcgtcaacaaaaataaattatgtacgcCTAGCAGATCCACAATGCCTAAAGTGATATTGATACATATTATAAGCAGTAAACACTGAACATGACGTAAGATAAACCCAAATAGAACGCAGACTAAACCAATGTGTGTTGTATTACATAACTGCCCAGCTTGGGCATTATCTGGAATGcgtattaattgaataatttgaCAACAGTAGTAATAATGTCACTGTAGTAGTAACTGTGTCAATTTCATTTGTATTAGTTATACGTGCTtataatatttagctatatatataataaaaaaaaaaaaaaaaataaagctactAATGGTTGCCTTCGATTTCGTTCGATTTTTTATGAgttgtttgaaaattaaaacCATAGCAGTTCAGATAATCTACTGTAGTTGAGTAACACATATACCGTCTAAATTTGCAAATTTATGAGGTAACATTTGGTAAGTAATAACATTTCCTGACCGTCGCTCGGGAGAATAGGTACGTTCTTGAGACGTATCAAATTGACGATTATAGTAATGGGCTGTATGTAAGAAAATTAACTGACAGCACtctaactaaataaattatcataattttattataagtaaataagtataacACACTCGATAATTTTCTCTTATATTATGCTGCTCAAGTAGTAAGTAGAATAAGATCCTTGTATCATTGTCTGGAAACACACATACAAATGTAATTACGCCAAATCgttatttttacaaacatttgGGATATATAAAgattgaacccgcaacagcAGCATTACTATGTATATGCCAGTTGCCATAACTACGGAGCTACCCTGTAGCcacatataattatttcttgtaAGTTTTATTCGGGTGAATCAGAATGAAAAAAAGCATACTTTTAAAAGGTTGCCTTGAAATATATTGGATGAAATacaatgtatgtataataaaaatatttatatctactcGTATAGCACACAGATAtactcaaatttattttataactctaacGTTCCTTTTAATAATCTATGTATCGTTGACTTTACctactagcgatagattttgACAAAATTTGTATTGAGCTtatgtcaaaattctatctctagtaagcaaatccAGAGATATATAGAATATTGAAATTGGCtgttatagtataaaattacgtTTTCACGACTATCTCCTTAAATCAGGTCAAAATTTACTCCTATAAACACGTCATAGATTTTCTTTCTACTCTAATTCCTTCAATATTAAAGCTTTCGAAATgaccaaataaatatataaaaaagttgcGTGTCAGCTACGACACCCGACTTTAGTTTACTCACTGAGAACAGTTatggtaatatttaaaaattcaaactttatataaagaataacgcttcagcctgtaatatcccactactgtttaaaggcctctttccgcatgtaggagaaggatccacgctgctccaatgcgggttggcggatataatccttactatgagtaacgatcgctatcaggtgtacatgataacaaccgggaccgacggcttgacgtgctctccgaggcacggtggggagacccacaaggactgcacaaacacccagaccatggcaaacacctgtatggccaatacaaatgtttgtcatgtgcggggatcgaacccgcaaccgccagcataACAGGTACATtccatagctgtaaccgttgcgctaacgcggcgtctctataaagaataataataataaatttttagactagtttaaaaaagtcatatatttttttataaatggccCGTAAAAGTGTGGTATTATAGAGCACATACCTACTAACATTGCGACTGCGTTGGAGTtgccttattattattaatcaacaCTTTaataactgacttcaaaaatagaacagtttctcaattcgattgtatttttatgtatgttattccATAAAATTTCACTGggtatatctattttatatgCCGAATAAGAACCAATTGTGTGTACTctataagctgtgtggctacggcagtaaagaatatagccaccctctctggtgtcgtaagaagctactaagggataacttagttccactaccactttggcgtgataaccatccaactgctggctttgaaatacacaggctgaagacgggctgcagcgtattcggtgcgacaaagcaagacaacacacatgagttcacgcaattttcggtgcgaacttgtggaggcttatgtccaacagtggactgcgctAAGCTGAAGTGCGTGTACTCTAACGCATGTGAACATAGACAAAAGCCCGAACCGAACCATCATGTAGTACCGAAGTCatcatgtatttatttttaatcacctaatatgtatttgttttattagaagaaataaattattacataaatttatattacacattTATGGCGTATATCGGTTTTAAATTGGGTGTTTTTAATCTTGTTAGAACTCGAAAGATTTCTTGCAACTGTAACTTTCCGAAGAAAACAATCATTACGATCGCAAACGTCTTCACGTGGCTTTGCGACGCTCGAATctaatttagtataaaaggtTTGTCACGTGGCTCGACTCGAGTAAGTTTCtagtattttgataaatatcccGCCTGCGTACAAACGAATACTTACGAAAGTATACAAAACGTCATTATAATCAAACGtcattgtaaaattacttaatagGAAATcaaattagttaattttaaaataaccaaatTAAAATGAAGGATTGTTCAGTAGAACGAATATAAGATGAATGATAATAGATGatgtttgtttgtatgaaataaaatattttaaatattgaaagaaAATGTTAACACATGGTTccaatatttcaatataattctAGCTCCTACACACAAATTCAATGTTTTAAAGTCCGCTCGCCGTTGTTATActattaaaatagatatttttatactatgtaagtCACCTGGAGTTCCACAGGTGCAGCAACCTTTTGTAGTATTCGAGCGATTTATTTATGTCATATTCACGTAAAATACCATAGTAAAGTATTTTGAATGTCATCGACTGTACCAAGTATTTCGATAAAATCTACTGCCAGATATGTAAGGTAAATTAACATCATGTATTTACAAACCAGTTTCTACCGATGTTTTAGTTTTACGACCCTAAAACAAATTGATTGTATATAACAGTATACCTATCGTAGATTTAGTTCTggacatattttatttgaaaaaatatgatTATGGTAATCGTGatggaatttttaaataataaggtGGCAAACTAGCTCACGGAgccttttgattttaaatagcGTCGCacatggacatctgcaacattcGAGGTATTGCGAGTGCATTGCCGGCCACAAGGGAATAGGTTGAAAGTGTTTAGTGTTAACGATACGATTAcgattacgattcagcctgtaacatctcactgctgggcacaggcctgtttatccatgtaggagaaggattcgaGTTTAATCCACTACACTGCCGACACTGCGGGTTGACAGATATGTTTCCTACTaagagtaaagatcgctatcaggtgtatctCTAACGAaaatcgaacccgtaaaccaCCGCACAGTGGGCGTGTACATGGcgcacgcaccactacaccagagcggtaaATGTTAGCATTACCAGGATATGCGTCAAAATGCAAAGAATAGAATAGTTACAAAGTCGAAACTTCTTACTGCATATTCTAATTTTAGTTTCCGCCCAGTAGCATCATCCAGCCCATGTTTATGTTCAGCTTCCCTTATAAATTAAACTATGTCTCTAATTAACATACTATTTAaggcgtcttcggcgcgacaaagccagccttgcggtcaccaactcgcctacccagcgtggtgactatggccaacacacatgagttcacgccgtttttggtgcgaacttatggaggcctatgtccagcaatggactgcgataagctgaaatgatTAACGCAATAAGGTGTCGTATAATAATCTTCATGTTGAAGTAACTTTTATTCATAAGGATAAATATGCCTTACTTACtaaattcataaattatttttcaaattttaataatcttttattataaaatgccATATTATGACTGATATAATAAAGGTGAATACGTAGTGTGGTAGACATTTTTAGATCTAAGTACATAAGACTTTTATTGTTGTAGTACCTACCTTGTATTAATGAATTACTTACCATTACGGCAACGTAAATAGATGAAGCGTCGCGATAATGCTTTTTCTTTCCATATTTTTCTCTATTAGTTTGAACTAGACGTCATCTTAATCCATCTGCTTAATAGATAAATATGAAATGATCGTTTTCTTTAGtgttttaaagataaatcgctAAACAGTTTGCTGGAAAATACCTGGCTAGTCGTATTCGGCAACCAccattcaaaccagactttAAGCAGGCAACCCTATGTCATCTTATTTGCAATGAAATAGAGCTTATTTTAGTGTAAGATTGATTTATTAAACATGTGAGTGAAAGTAACTAGagcaatatatattaatatgcctTACCTGCTAactactttatatataaaagggAAATAATAAACAACCCAACGTTACTATTTTCTAGAGGTTGTCAGTTCATACTGTCTATAggtatttttattctttaaaaatgaaatatagcctGACCAGGAATTTTTAGCAAACcattttgcgttttttttttttttattctaaaataaatataaactaattttcatccattaagtagacgggtgaagttcgtctcttGTTCGGATTTCCTACTATATTCTTTTCTCACTGACAAATTAGATTCATCATAATAACTTTATATgtattacagaaataaaatattgtcgTGGCACCCGGGAGTAATATAGCTTTCTACCAGTGAAAGAATTGTCAAAACGGTTCCGTAGTTCCAAATATTAGCTCCTACAAACCTATAAACCTAACAACGTTTACCTTTTtataattagatttaaatataattagctcgttggtgcagtttgtagtggctctgcTATCTACTCcgaggattgtgggttcgattcccacctgactatcagtgtaatatttatatttatttatttatatatgtattaattatttctatgcgtattcatcaaaaaaattacttataactgTCGGCCATtaactataacacaagcattaaggtAGTTACCGTAGGCACAGATGCCCGTttgtgtattatataattaaagatatctatatattaaatacgtgaatcaaaaactttgtacccctttttgtgcaaattgcgtggacggaggagtataaaatttcgcccacttataatttatacagaAAATGattgcagaatgctaattttttttcaaattatgccacattaaatcaataaaaaaacattacacactctACCATgtctttaacacacacacacaaacttaaattgtggtcgaatttcgaccagtGGGAGGCCACTAGTTTATTTAAGTATACACAAATATGCTTAAGAGTTCGAATCATACACGTtgataatcaataataatgaataattattttttctaataattatatttatcacttTTACTAACTCGCacaaaaattaatcatttattaaatttttatgcaaccaaaaatatacattgtatACAATCAATAGcggcataataataatataaaccgtttattaaagttaaaaaataaataacagatatgccaataatgatattttaaataggGTCATTAAACCCTACACAATAATATAGCAAATCATCTATTGAAATGGAAACCCAAGCGCCTAGAGCGTTTAATTCACTATATCTTAAATATCGTTCACTTTTCTCAATCCAAAACCGGCAGGCGTTTGTAGATCAAACAATAGCATCAGTAAATTATGGTAACCTCACGTGTCTCATAGAATATATGAAATAATCACAATGTTATAAGATaagataatattgtattattacgAGTGCGCACAATAGGTTATTAACTTCTTGCTTGTTTGGATTAGTTAATTCAGAAGTTCATTCACCctgtatcataattataaaatgaagatTCATGAATGTGAATAatacaaatcatttaaaaatattataaaaatctttagAAACTTAAGTGTTTGCAACGTAAACCATAGCAAAAcgtgttaataaatattatgacgtatttgaataaaagaagaaaaatcgACCACAAAATTCTCGtggcaaaatatttaattaaaacaaaacgaTATTCGACACCTTGTGAAAGGGGTGTAGAAGCCTGATAATGACAGCCTTTCTACTACGTGAAAAGTTGCATAGCCGGCCATACTTGGTTTTGCGCATGCGCCAAATCACTTATAAAAAGGCAACACCACGCCGTTAGGAGGCAGTTTGCAAATCGCACTCAGGGATCTTAGATTTTAAACACGAGTCAATTGCTTACGAAGTATTGCGTAAAAGTTTCAATAAGTAATATCTTCAAGATATTACATTCTGAAGCTTGaagatagataaaaatatttatttgaaaaggtGAAAAATTTGTCGAACCTATGAAAAATAAACTGGGAAGCGACACTATTGAAAGTGAGAGATTCGTCGGTGATTTATCGGTGAATCTGGTTCAGCAACAAACGCCGAAGACAACGCGTAAAGAAGCCATGGCTCCCAAGATTGTGGTGTGCCCGCCCGTTGAAGAGATAAGTGTACCTGCTACAACAGCTCGTGGCTCTCGCTTATTGAAAGCACTTAGCAAACGTCTCTCGCGGAGATCGACTGACGACGACTCGTTTGGTAGTTCTAGTAGCAACGACAGCATGTCCTGCGAGACAGGCCGGTCTGAGGATCGTTCTTGCTCAGCGAGCGATTCCAGTAGCGACAGCTCTGAGCGGCATCGACGACACCGATCAACAGTTTCTCTGCGGCGTGTTTTCCAAAATCTTAGTCTAACGAGCCGGTCGCAATCATGTTCACCGTCGGAGCGTCAACGACAACCTAAGAAGCAAACACAACCAAAACGTATTCTTCGGCCACCTGTAACCTACACTTATGTCCGGGGCCTATCCGGTTTACCGACTCAAAGAGTACCGCGACACACAGTCTGTTGTGCTACATTAGGCCTAAATCGGTAAATTTATTacgaattattattaaaggaaAAAAAGGATCGTGAAAGGAGATCAAGACTGGTTAAGAATTATGGAAGAGTATTAAACGCTAGAGAAATGTTTTCGTCATATCAGTAGTTTCCAAAATTTTCTGGGCCAGTTTATCTGCAGTAACATTGTCTTCAAAAAGGACCAAAATTGAAGTGATTGGAAgatttttcaaagaaaaaagcaAGAAATCGTGTTATAGTGTCAGCTCTGACTTGTCTAGTTGTATTTAAGAAAAACGTGAAAGACTGTGCTGGTGTatgtaatagtatatatatcacacactaaaaatgtaacattttcatcgttatgtttattattatgacaaaaAATAACTTGTATTACATGGAATCATGGATGTAAATCATGCATTAATAGCTCACTCAAATTTTAAACATGTAATACGAGTATAAAGCGTTTAAGTtatgatttaataataagtGAAATTTCCTGTAAGATGGATAGTGCCTTTCCATTGTATAATGTAATTATAGTTCAAAAGCGTATACACTTGTACTTttaactaaaacatttttattatttttaacttttacgatttaaagattttaatctATGCAATCATAAACACCAATCGAAtactttaagtaaataatatcacAGTGACATCTTACGAATTtcttgtattgttttaaaatcagTATTACTAGTATAATCtgttataatgataataaactattaaatttaagtagttatagttagtaaaaaatagctataagtcatttttatcacataaattttggtataaataaaaatattatgaaattattttttttttttttttataattactaaaacccagataaaatacaattatgaaGAGACGAACGTCccatttgacaaaaaaatacatagataTTTACAAATCCTATATAAAAACTTAGATTAAACCTGCCAGACTCATAACACTAAgaagataaaaaagaaaacaattcgAATTAATTAACAGATACAATATTCATTACCTCACTACCAGCGAGCTATTTTTTGACCACCCCATTCATTTTGCCCACGCTAAGCTGGCGTCGGTTTCATCAGTACATTTTCCAATCTGCGTCTGAAACACGTAACAACGTGAAAATCGTACGATTTTGtcgtcaaattgaatttttcttGTAACAATTGTTGAAGAATATTCTCAATTGAAGTTATTGATTACTGACTACATTTTTGTACAACTCTCTGTATCAGATTTTCTT
Proteins encoded:
- the LOC123659676 gene encoding uncharacterized protein LOC123659676, which codes for MKNKLGSDTIESERFVGDLSVNLVQQQTPKTTRKEAMAPKIVVCPPVEEISVPATTARGSRLLKALSKRLSRRSTDDDSFGSSSSNDSMSCETGRSEDRSCSASDSSSDSSERHRRHRSTVSLRRVFQNLSLTSRSQSCSPSERQRQPKKQTQPKRILRPPVTYTYVRGLSGLPTQRVPRHTVCCATLGLNR